The following are from one region of the Anomaloglossus baeobatrachus isolate aAnoBae1 chromosome 1, aAnoBae1.hap1, whole genome shotgun sequence genome:
- the LOC142309399 gene encoding SURP and G-patch domain-containing protein 1-like, producing MASGQGIGGRRFASVPPKPAKTSTYIQYQEELIEKKKREIEAKAQQQAKRSQQSIPAQGTDSAVASSSTSNKFANDGSFLQQFLKLQTEKTGPVNSKALSSGSSSATQKKPVLIVKRHGPSVESMLNQMKSCTRPKQTPKMNRNTVFKSPEDDDDDEDDYEQWLEIKISPPEDSEIRKVVEQLARFVAEGGRELEKMAMEDYKDNPSFG from the exons GTATAGGAGGCAGGAGGTTTGCATCTGTTCCTCCAAAACCTGCAAAAACAAGTACATATATTCAGTACCAAGAGGAACTTAttgaaaagaagaaaagagaaattGAGGCCAAAGCTCAGCAACAAGCCAAGCGTTCCCAGCAGAGCATCCCGGCTCAAGGCACAGA CTCCGCAGTTGCGTCCTCCTCCACATCAAATAAATTTGCAAATGATGGCAGCTTCTTGCAACAGTTTCTAAAGTTACAGACAGAAAAGACAGGCCCAG TAAATTCCAAAGCACTTTCTAGTGGCAGCTCATCGGCTACTCAGAAGAAGCCTGTTCTAATAGTAAAGCGTCATGGGCCCTCTGTTGAGAGCATGCTCAATCAAATGAAGTCGTGTACTCGTCCTAAGCAAACACCCAAGATGAATCGTAATACTGTCTTTAAGTCTCCTGAGGATGATGACGATGACGAAGACGACTACGAGCAGTGGTTAGAAATAAAAA TTTCCCCCCCAGAGGACTCAGAAATACGCAAAGTGGTAGAACAGTTGGCTCGATTTGTAGCTGAAGGGGGCAGAGAACTGGAAAAAATGGCAATGGAAGATTACAAGGATAATCCATCTTTTGGGTGA